A window from Glandiceps talaboti chromosome 15, keGlaTala1.1, whole genome shotgun sequence encodes these proteins:
- the LOC144446709 gene encoding putative ATP-dependent DNA helicase RecS, which produces MKMATASDADDVNVSQQTNEESECIIDVSQQFGVAVEDMKSSQKEALQFLLSGNDVLTILPTGYGKSLIYHMYPHMLASLGTVLVVSPLVYLMKDQISMLTERGQSAGLASEFVDGNVLPTYLYG; this is translated from the exons ATGAAAATGGCGACAGCGTCGGACGCAGACGATGTTAACGTTTCTCAGCAAACAAACGAAGAGTCGGAGTGTATAATTGAC GTTTCTCAACAATTTGGAGTAGCAGTGGAGGATATGAAGTCTTCACAAAAGGAGGCATTACAATTCCTCCTTTCAGGGAATGATGTCCTCACAATCCTTCCAACAGGATATGGAAAATCTTTGATTTACCATATGTACCCACATATGTTGGCAAGTCTGGGAACTGTATTGGTGGTTTCACCTCTTGTATACCTTATGAAGGACCAG atatcaaTGTTGACGGAAAGGGGACAGTCTGCAGGACTAGCCAGTGAGTTTGTTGATGGCAACGTGTTACCAACGTACCTCTATGGCTAA